A single region of the Mercenaria mercenaria strain notata chromosome 6, MADL_Memer_1, whole genome shotgun sequence genome encodes:
- the LOC123550201 gene encoding agrin-like, with amino-acid sequence MRTAIWGFLFICVIYSVDAAYKVQNTYDSHRDVREHGTQGSKPVLDAFDIHPANKPEYVADFRHGHGHTNQRGGASEFECPKACTMELMPVCGSDGQSYSNKCELMVSACRQGKRLYVEKEGQC; translated from the exons ATGAGAACTGCAATTTggggatttttatttatttgtgttataTATTCAGTTG ATGCAGCATACAAAGTACAGAATACATACGACAGTCACCGGGACGTTCGTGAGCATGGAACACAAGGTTCTAAACCAGTCTTAGATGCCTTTGATATCCATCCGGCAAACAAACCGGAATATGTAGCAGACTTCAG GCACGGCCACGGCCATACAAATCAAAGGGGTGGTGCCAGTGAGTTCGAGTGTCCTAAAGCGTGCACAATGGAGCTGATGCCGGTGTGTGGCAGTGACGGTCAGTCATATTCCAACAAATGTGAACTCATGGTTTCAGCCTGCAG ACAGGGGAAGCGATTATACGTTGAAAAAGAGGGTCAGTGTTGA